GACAGCGACGCGAAGGAACGGAGCTCGCTGCTTATTTGCCCAAAAACTTTGGGCTTCCCCATAAGACGGTAAGCGGCTCGCATGAGGTGAGTTGGGGGTTTTGGGAGGGTCTACGTTTGAACAGCGAGATAGTGCCGCCCGCCTGCCTGGAATGGTGAAGGGGTAACACAGAAAGTAGTTTAAGAAGGTTATTGTTGTAGATGTGTAGAAGGCTACGGAGGGAGGTTAATCACCTCAGGATTGGGCTCACGCTATGTCATGATTTAATACGTATCATTTCCGACATTTTTGCATGTTCATTTTAAACCAATGTATCCTATCATTTCTTATTCCtagattttctgatttttaaCATTCTAAAATTTCGCCATTTCATTAACTATGTTACTTTTTACGGTTTttgtatgattttttttcataatgTTATTTTATAGAACCGCCGCGTTCaagataaaataataattatattTACTAATAGAAAATTTCATAACATTTAATTGATTAGATTATACCAAATCGGGTCACAAAACATTATTAAGGCATAATATAATAATCCGATTTTAGACGATCAAAAAAGTTTAGTAACTAATCGATTATCGCATTGCTGCTAATAaattgttctttgttttcaaTGTACATAGTCAAGATTATATGTTAGTAACAACTCTAATTCGTACTATTTCAGGCAATTCCTGTGCGAAAACTAAGCCTAAGCAAAACACCGACGCTCGAGCGTAAGGAATTTGCTGCCTCAACCATGTCCACATCGATGCCCAACTCGTCAAGCACTCCGAAACCGGCACTAAAGCGCAGCATGTCGCAGCAAAACGAACCGTGCCCGTACTGTGAACGATGCTTTGGCATGAAGGCGTACGATCGGCATGTCGAGTGGTGCCGCGAGAAGGCCCTGTTGAGCAAGAACGTGAACAACAATCAAAGCATTTCGGCGGCCAAAGAACGACTGCAGGCTCGAATCCAGTACCGGGCGCCACAGCTAAGGTAATACTGGGTGCCGCGTTCCACTTGCAAGTCAGTAACGggcaaaatttaattttagatCAAAACGTGCCTTCAATCGGGAGAAATATTCCGGCAGCTTGAGCTGCGGCGGTTCGACGAACAGTCTGGCGGAGCTGGATCTGCACATGCCCCGTCACAACTCTATGAGCTCGTCTGTTTCGAGCGACAAGTAAGTTAAGCTGTTTGGTGCCGATGTTTGGCCATAGTGAAAGACCttcgaccatcaccaccggatcAGCGGATAGGATGATTGCAGAACGCATACTCAGCGCATGTCATGCAAAACTAATCAATAAAACTCTCGcgcttttcaatttcgaaTTCCCTCACTAATGATCTCACACTTCCCATTGACCACTGACCATATTTcatcgcttctctctctctctatatctctctctctctctttctctcttttcctttcctgcttTCCAACATCCAAATCCCTTTCCATCGAGTAGAAAATCCAATCCATCAACCTCATTGCAGCCGATCTCGCTAACCATCGGTAATAGTCATGCCTGCAAGGAAGCGAAAGCTAACAGACAGCAGCGTGAGGACGGAACGCGCAAAGTGACGAAACGGACGAAGACATTCACGTTCAGTAGCGATCGACTGCACAGCGATTCGAACAATAACTGCAACGTAAACGGCAACCATAACCACACCGGTAACCGTGTGGAACCCGCTGGTGGCCGGACACAGACTAGAAACCTACTGAATCGCTCCACGCTAGATAACGCGACCGTGCTGCAGCACAGACATGATAAGACTCGGGCCGCGGAGCAGCGGATTGAAAAGTTTGAAATCATTGGCCATAGTAACCGAACCGGGGAACGAAtgaccaccggtcggtcggttgtcaCCCAGAGCGTCCGTACAagtgcgagcagcagcaggttcgtTGGTCGTTTCTCAGCTACCATGGCCAGGGCTCTCGATCGTGTGTAGTTTGAATCTAGCTAGATGCGATTCGTTTGGGTTACAGTTAATCCCGAATCTAATTGATTGTTGTACGGATGTACGGTCCGCGTATTCACGATCACTTTTGCACCATATTTATGGGGTTTTCGCacaaaatttggaaaatgtaCAAGGATACTCTATCACAGCACATAATAGGTTTGATGCTTGCACCATCGCTACACAGTACACagttcgggaaatattttCAGAAAAGGATGTATATTTTAGTGAGAGAATAGAACGACTGCAGTTGCTTGGTAGATATTGTTGGTGCTTGGTAAATTGGCCTTCTCCATGTGAGTTTCTTGTTCATGGACGATGTATATTCGCTAATGTTTGTCTTGTTGCTAGTATTGATGCCGATTTTGAAACGTAAAAATGACCTTTAAACCATTTTATTATAACATTTAAGCGGTGTTGTGATGTCTAATGTGTTTCGGCTGCTTATTTCATGGTTTTCATGCTACATTCATTCATATAACGACGATGTGTTCTCCATTTGTTTTAACCATAACCATGTTCCATTCCCAGCTCACTCATGCTCATCCACCAATTGGCTTTTAATGTATGGAATAATCATTTGTCATTAGATTGATTCGTCCAGATCTTTAGATTCAAATCGAAATTTTACAAATTCGtactatttttgtttgtttgttcttttcccCCCCTTCTTTGCCACACTATGTCTTCCTCCCAGTGGATACAGTCCTGACCGGTACGATCCATTCCTTTCTGCCAGACGGCAGCTTGAAGAACTGTTCTCTCCGGCCACCTCACTCATCCACACGAGCTCTCCGGCGAGTACGACGAGCACATCGCGCTTAAATCAGTCCAGCAGCCCCGGCGGTGGTAGCTCAAGTAACAACGACGTCAAATCGCCGACCAGCGGCAATGCAGCGAAAACGTCGCCCCTGAACTCGAACTTCCGGCGCGCGTTCTCGTTGCGGATGCCGCGCAAAGTGTCCCGTCCGATGTACGTGGAGAAGGCGAAATCGAACATACAGAAGGGCATTACCGACGATGGGCCGGTATCGCCGAATTTCCTGAAATCTTCCGAATACGATGAAATACCGATCAAATCGACATTCAATGCGCTGCAAATGGTGGAGAAACCGAAGCTGCGCGATTCTAGTACGGTCCGCAAGAATCTCAAGCTGGATCTTAAGGATCTTAACCATCCGGCCATAACGGCCGGCGGTACGGAGCTTCCGCTGTCAAAGACAGACTCGTTGGcggtctttttaaagtacgaAACCGAGCTGGCGCTCAGCGAGAAGGACATGAAGGATAAGAGTAATAGCATTAGcaagcgatcatcatcactgaATGCCGAAGCGGCACAAGCgaagaagcaggaagcagctgctgctcttcccTCATGTGTTGGAGTGCATGTGGCTCCAGTACCGAAATCGGAACCAGCTACCACGGTCGAACCACCAGAGCAGAAAGCTCCACGCGATTCGCCCTGTGTGGAGGAGAGCGTAGCGAGGAAGGAACCTCTAAAACTGGTACCGATCAGGCTGGAACCAATCAACATAACGTATAATGATAGCAATACGTGTGAGGATACGACTCCAAAGCCGACCGTCATCTCACTCGATGCGATCATTGGCAAGAGCAGCATCGCAGCGAAACCGAAGCTTCAGTATGAAAAGGAGAACCGTCCTAATGCCGACCACAGTTACATCGATCCAAAGCTAATAAATAAATGTGATAATTTACCTATTAATATTGTGAAACAGCCAACGAAGGACGTGGCTGGGTTTGGAAATATTAGAAATAACACCACAATGGTCACCAGGCAAGACAGTAACGTGGCAGAGAAACGGGAAGCATGTGAACGATCTgttccacctcctccgccaCCTAGAGCGACGATTAAGGTGGTGAAAAAACAGATGGAACTGGCACGTAATGAGAACTCCAGTGCTACTACCCGCAACAATcaggatgctgatgatgacagTGCCGCAGCCTGTACAAGCAGTGAAAGCAGCGGAAACAGTAACAGTAGTAGCACTACCGTCAGCCATTCCTCTAGCCCCGTCGATAATAGAAGCAGTGAAGAAAGTACAAATGGCGACAAGCGTCCTCAGCTGACACGACAGCATCGGGAAGATTCCGGGTATCGCACCGGGCACGATTCTGAGCAAGATATATCCAGTAAAGCAGAACCTCAGCAACAGCTTAGCAAACCGGCGGCGAACCGGCCAACAACTCCTGTGGCTCATACTGCTACACCGAGCAGGGAGCGTGAACCTCAAACAACTCCATCATCCATTCAAGCCACGAATAATTTGAACCGAAAAGCAGGCGGTGAGCCGTTGATTGAAAATCCGATTGATGCACCGTCATCTGTCGGCCCCAGTAGTCCAGCGCCCAGTGCTAGACCCCGAGAAGAACATCGACCATCGGTACCGGCTTTGGAGGACTTCGATGTGGATGAGTTTATGGCGTCGCTGGAGAATTTACATCGGCGGTCACCGGCCATGGCAAAGGACTACAAAAAATCATTGTTCAGCCGCGCGAGCAGTACCGTGAGCAGTGGCAGTATCGTACTCGCCCAAGCTGCTAGTAGCAAGCGTAGCAATAGCCTCGACAGTGGCaatcgtggccaccaccaatcgaGCTATTACGATCGCCCCGATGGCAATGGTAGCGGTGTGCCGAGAGTGGATTTGCGTGTGCGGAATGGTAGCGGCACAGCCAGTAACCATAACAAcagtagcaatagtagtagtagcattaGTAGCCCTAGGCATTACGGCAGTAGCTTCAACAGTAACGCTTACTATAGCCACACGAACAATAACAACACTACAACTCATCATAATcacagcactagcagcaacgGCGTTGCCGTGCCGTCGGTTGGTACCATCAACAGTCCGACGACGAAAGCTTCGCCCTCATCCGATGCTCTCCGGCCACTGGCACAGCAGCGTTTGAATTATGCGCCGCAAGGATCGCCGATCGTTAGTCGTAGGGCGAGCCAGGAGTCATCGCCCTactcgccaacgccaacggcgGCACCGAATCCGGCGAACAGTGGTGGATCCAGCTTCCAGAACTTACCGAACATTCACCAAACCCCGGGCAACGGAAATGGACCGTACAACAATAATAACCACGCTCATCCAAGTAGCCGGCCTTACCAATCATCGCCAAGCCCTGTAAACGGTAGGAGCTACATCCGCCATAGTAACAGTCCTTACCATGCTAACCCGGGTACACCGACACCGTCGTCCACCCCCCTGACAGGATACTTCCACCACGAGCCGCGCTACCCTGCGGAATCGTTCGATCATCTCGAGCGCGATCTGCTCAAGAGCGTACAGGAGCTAGACCGTATGTGCggttcgtcctcgtcggtctgttcgatcgattccgaagAGTTGTACAGCGTGGAGGATTATCCGCTACACAAGCGATCTTCCGAGCGTTCGCAGGCGAGCGCTGATTCCGCTTATCGAAGGTAGGTCATCATAAGCAATAGCTCTAACGTTAACAATGTaactgaccgaccgaaggCCACCATTTTGATTCCCACTCGTAAGTATAACTGCCAAATGTGGATAGCCACCGACTGCCACGGCGTTACGTTACCGCCTATGCGCAACATTCTGCAATTCCTGTAAAGAAAgacaattttaaaaaatactcTCGTTTAGGAATCAAAATGTAGCCTCTCAGTTTTAGCATTGAATGAACAAttatgaagcagcagctgggtCAGAATAATTGGTCGAATGGCTAGCCTTTATTTATCGCCTTTCTAACCGCTTTCGATTGCGTTCATCCTTCTTCCCATTCCACggttgttccctttttgtagCAGTCTTTCCACGCAGTCACCGCCAGATTATGCcccaccggttccggtacggCAAGGATACCCCGGATCACGTACCTCGACCGGCGCCCATGGTGCCCAACCGCCCCAATCGCAGGACACAACCGATAACAATGCTTACAATGCACATCACACACCAATGTCTCTTCCACCACTAACTACTAGCTTTAGCGTGGCAAAGGGAGCCCACAAGATGGACGGGTTGTCACCGAAGGATAGCGACTCCGTACCGGGTTTGATCATGAATCCGATGTCCAAGTTTTGCCACGAATGTGGCGCACGGTTTATGATCAGTAGCGCCAAATTCTGCATGTCCTGCGGTGTGCGCCGAATCATGCTGGAGTAGTAGCAGGAGTTTCCGTGTTTAAATATGCCACGTTGCAGAATagtgtttttgggttttgtaaatctctttttatttaataattttataCCAACCCCAGACAGACAAACTAGCACACCTTTATAACGGTTAAGCTTTCTTCTATGTTACCAACGCAAatcaaagtaaaacaaatggaaacctctcacTCCCCGATAATGATGAACAGATAAAATTCGATATGCAGTAGGGCCCTCCCCGCTCCGCCGGAATCTACATTACACATAATGCACTGCAGATTAACAAAGACTGAAATTTGATTCTTATACGCGCGACGCGGACATTGGGCGAATGATATGGAAGGTCTtgtacgcgtgtgtttgttatctttcccccgttttttccGCATTTACTACCATGCTCTAACACACAATGATTAGTTTTAAGCATTTTAGAAATAGCAAATTCCGCATTTGCATATCGAACGAGCGACCAACCGAATGTTTGCCTGTATTCCCTTGTTGCAGAAGTTCATGAGTGGAAATGCCTTTGAAAACGTATTGTTTCATGTGTTTGAAGAGCGAATCGTGCAGCCATTGTTGGGATGCACTATTCGCTAATAATCTGAACAGTATAATCACTCGAATAGATCAGTAGTTGGACCTTTTAACCAGCATTGTTCTCACCAGATGGCCTTAAGGAGGAACACAGCACTTTCAATATATGTTTTTGAGTTTCTAGATACTTTGAGGAAGGGATTGATTTGCTGAGTTTTATGATGATAAAGACGCTAGGAGATAAAGCGAGCGAAGGAACACATTTCAAATGCCTAGCCATCGTTTGAGCATAAAGTGGAGTGAAAGCGGGAAGGAAAACATAACGCCACGCTAAAAGCTAACCTATTCTTAACTGAAAGGCAATATTCTAGTTTATCAGAGGTAATGATGCAACAAAACATGCGGCACTTGCTGATTTGATAGTTATTTGAAGTGTTAACCTTTTAACAGAGTCAATAAATTTAATGCGTATATggatcgtttttgttttctttgtcaAATTGGTCTTTCTATCCGAAATTTTAGCCAGTGTAGAtaagattttttaaattacaatttttATGTACAATCTTATGTAGAAATTAGTTTTCTCCGTTGATATGCTCTTCTCAGCGGCGATCTCACTAACCGCctaaaattaatcatttttcGCACTTATCGGATGAGATATTGGAAATATTCGATGTTTAAAGTGCTGTTAACTGTTATCTACAGTCCATTCCCATTGGGAAAGTTTATTTACCTCCGATTATTATTTACAAATGTTGATCAATCTAATCAATCTATTATTACTTCAAGGAACCCAATGGATTTCTTTGAACCTAGTCTTTGTAGAACCAAAAACTGGCTATTAATCTCTATCACATTAATTGGTTTTTAGTACAATCCGAACAAAATATTATACTTGAATGTATTCATACAAGTACTTGCGAGCCAATTCAATGTTCCCACTGTCCCTGTAGATGCAGCTTAGGTTGTATGCCGTTTCGGCTTTAAGATCAAGATGTTTCGGGCACTGTCTTATCACCGCACTGTCGAAGCTCAGCACGCGCTTGTAGTAATCTACCGCCAAATGTAACATACCCAGCTGGTGGTACATGCGCCCGAAATTGTAGTAAACTTCGTGCCGAACCTCCTCCATCCTTCCCTGCCCGTACTTATCCATGAAAATGTTGGCTTGAGCCACAAGCGTCTGCTTCTTGGAGGTGAACTTCTGGCACGCGATCTGTGTTAGCGTGACGGCGAGCAGCATCGCGTAAAGCGGATCATTGGTTGCTTGATAAATTTGGTTGTAATGGTTCAGGGCGTACTTGTACGTGCAGGAGGTAAGATGGTAATTAGCGATCAACGATTTCGGATGCACGCCGATGTTCGGAACACGATCAAAGAGCCGGGACAGGTAGCGATTGTAACGGACGTCACCACTGATGAAAACCACCAGATTGAACACATTCCAAAGCCGCGGATGATTGATCTTTTCCGGTTGCATCATTAGCAGTATACGAATCTGCTCGCGAAGAATGTTATGACCCAGGCTGGGATCGCGGTTGTAGATGCATGCATTAAGTgaaagctgctgcagctcgtaACGATACACCTGGAAACGCTTTGAGGTGTTAAGTGTGAACACCAGCTTCATAAAGTAACCGTAATCGTGTAGTTGATCGGCCACCTTCAGCAATCGCAACACTAGTTCCCACTCCGTGGTCAGAGGAAGGTCGGAACCGGAGACAAAGTCCGGTGCTCCTTCGCCAAGGGctcgtttttcggtttcggccgTTCGCATATCGTTGAACCGGGCGAACGACAGGACCATATCCATGTCATGCCGATTCTTAAGCATATAGCAATGCCGGGCCATCAGCATGAAACCGGCATCGAGAAACTCTTTGTAGTGGCCAATCTCTTCGAGCATAAGGCAACGCTCGTACAGCACCTCCGGATCCAGATACTCATTCTCGGGATCCTGTTCCAGTGCTTCCAGTGCTTCTGAATATTTGCCCTGCTTCTTCAAGAGCGCTGCCAGCGCCAAACGCGCATCCAAATGTTGAGCCAGCGAGACAACCTAAAAGGGCATCAGAGATTAGTTTTAAGCCGATTCGGCTTCAAAGCATGCTCGCATACCTTTCGATAGCCCTCGATGGCTTCATCGTAGGCTTCAATGAAACGGGAACAATCGGCATAACGAAGCCAAACGGCGGCCAGCGAGAAGCGTTCGCTTTTGATCAACGGTATCAGCAATCGCAACGCAAACCGATAGTACTCCTCCTTCATAAGCGCTTCCGCTATGTCCAGATAACAATCGCCCCCATTCTCTGGATCGGTGTGTATCATAATGTCCCTGATGATGTAATCGAACAGATGTTCGCTCTTCAGGTGCACTAGCACCACGGCCAGCTTCGTGCGCAAATCCAGCATCATATCGTCCGGTATGGAGACGGAAAAGCTTGACCCTTTGCTTGACGCTGCCGCTTCCACCGAGCCCTGCACTTCAACGTGGGCATGCGTCGAGAGAATATGTAAAGCGCGCTGGTAGAGCCCATTGGCAATCAAGAGTTCCAACAGAAGATTGATGTCCTCGATGGAGAACAGTTCCGGTGCGGTTGTGTAAGCCCGCTCCATCGCCTCAAGCGCGGCGCCGATATTCGATTCTTCGTGAAACTTTTTGGCCACCCTTTTCGCGGTGCAGATAAGAAACTCGGCCTGCTCTTTCGGGATGAGTGGTAGCATGTCGTAGTAGTATTTGAACGCCTGTTTTtcgtccccttttttctccgtGAGCCGCGCACGCTTCAGGCGCAGATCGACATTCTTCGGTTCGTACTTGATAGCGCGAGTGTAGCATTTGAGCGCTTGATCGATATTGCCCTGTTCGATCGATGTTTCCGCGACGCGCATCCAAAGTTCGATATCGGAGGGATTTAAATGGGCCGCAATCAGGGAACACTCGAGGTACTGTTCCGGATCATTACCTTCGTAGAGCTGCGCCAGCGTAATGAAGGGTTCATAGGCAAGCGGAACCTGACGGATGATCTCCAGGCACAGATCCTTCGCTGTACTTGTATCGCCTCGAGCGTAGCAAAGATTTGCCTCGCCCATCAGTCCCTGGAGGGCCGGTGGCAGAAAGCGTCTCTGTCGGCGCTTGGTACTTTTGCCTTCCACGGTCGTTTGCACCGGACCTTGCAGATTCCCCTTCATGGCATCTCGCTGAGCCGTACGGTAATCTATTTCGAATCCCGACGATACCCACTCTCTGCTCCGTTCCTGGTCCacctcttcttcgtcgaaaTCATCTTCCAGGTGCATCTGCTCCTGATACTGGCTGCAGGTGATTTCACGTGCCACCAGCTTCTTAATCAGTGTCTCCCGTTGCTGTGTGTTCTCTTCGtccgtttccgattccgattgtgCGGAAGAGCTAGCACACCCGGCCTTCGAGGTGGATGGAGCCGGCTCATTTTTTATGTTCGGCACGACATTCACCGGACGCTGTAAATCATGCACCTCCACGAACTGCTTCAGATCCGCCTCGTCCATCTCGTAGACGTCGATCTCCTCGATCTCCACCTCCTCGGTGGCCGCATACTCCACATCGCTATCGGACATTTTGATAAAACGGTTTCCACGTTTTTCCTGGCACCCGAAATCGTAACTCCCGGCACAAAAACAGTTCACACTTGGCGCCTTCCTCTTCTGAAAATTCAGTGAGGGTTTACCGCAGTACGGCTATTGAATCCAGGGCCTTCCTGGGCCTTCGCTGGCTTCTCTGAGGGTTTAGACCTGATTTGTTTTCAGGGACCGTCTACTAAAGCCATAGTTTCTGTGAATTTCTGTAACTCTGTTGAGGTTTTTTGGAACAGGCTGAAAGGAGACATCGATCGTTAATGCAACGAATCCTAATGAAAATTACGAATTTTAGGACTTGCCGGTTTCTGCGGGTTTCCTTTCGAGACGTCCGGATCTCGGCCGCAGATTTCTGTACACTCTAGGGTCGATTGTGAGCTGGGTAATTGATTGCCGGAGCAACCTTCACCTTAAGGAAAAGGTAGAATCGTTTCGTAGTTGCAGTCGCGcagaaaatggttcaaaaatATTCAGAATTTCGCATTTTTACAACTTTTTACGTCtcctaacctcaaaccgtgcaccaaaacaaaactgttCGACTGCTCGAGGGAGAACCCGAGCAGTCGAGCAGGTACTCGACTGCCTCTGCAGAAACTGCTCGAAAACTGCTGCCTCTGCAGCAAAAGCTCGAAATACATTACTGCCTCTGCAGCAAGAAGTCTTGTTTactgtctcgctcgcactcagCTGCCAGAGCGGGATGGCGCGTCTAGGCCTGtaaacgaccgaccgaactTTTCCGTAAagatt
This sequence is a window from Anopheles darlingi chromosome 3, idAnoDarlMG_H_01, whole genome shotgun sequence. Protein-coding genes within it:
- the LOC125956426 gene encoding probable serine/threonine-protein kinase DDB_G0282963 isoform X6, which encodes MDIDGDFESNINSAMEALENAANDDDEYHDGDFKERFDHRYEGSWTDNNLNEKQQYTEGEKEESIYIEECNPYEKLDIPCEPPPNLILRSCPICSRKFVPASLIKHIGICERVQTKKRKPFDSSRQRREGTELAAYLPKNFGLPHKTVSGSHEAIPVRKLSLSKTPTLERKEFAASTMSTSMPNSSSTPKPALKRSMSQQNEPCPYCERCFGMKAYDRHVEWCREKALLSKNVNNNQSISAAKERLQARIQYRAPQLRSKRAFNREKYSGSLSCGGSTNSLAELDLHMPRHNSMSSSVSSDKKSNPSTSLQPISLTIGNSHACKEAKANRQQREDGTRKVTKRTKTFTFSSDRLHSDSNNNCNVNGNHNHTGNRVEPAGGRTQTRNLLNRSTLDNATVLQHRHDKTRAAEQRIEKFEIIGHSNRTGERMTTGRSVVTQSVRTSASSSSGYSPDRYDPFLSARRQLEELFSPATSLIHTSSPASTTSTSRLNQSSSPGGGSSSNNDVKSPTSGNAAKTSPLNSNFRRAFSLRMPRKVSRPMYVEKAKSNIQKGITDDGPVSPNFLKSSEYDEIPIKSTFNALQMVEKPKLRDSSTVRKNLKLDLKDLNHPAITAGGTELPLSKTDSLAVFLKYETELALSEKDMKDKSNSISKRSSSLNAEAAQAKKQEAAAALPSCVGVHVAPVPKSEPATTVEPPEQKAPRDSPCVEESVARKEPLKLVPIRLEPINITYNDSNTCEDTTPKPTVISLDAIIGKSSIAAKPKLQYEKENRPNADHSYIDPKLINKCDNLPINIVKQPTKDVAGFGNIRNNTTMVTRQDSNVAEKREACERSVPPPPPPRATIKVVKKQMELARNENSSATTRNNQDADDDSAAACTSSESSGNSNSSSTTVSHSSSPVDNRSSEESTNGDKRPQLTRQHREDSGYRTGHDSEQDISSKAEPQQQLSKPAANRPTTPVAHTATPSREREPQTTPSSIQATNNLNRKAGGEPLIENPIDAPSSVGPSSPAPSARPREEHRPSVPALEDFDVDEFMASLENLHRRSPAMAKDYKKSLFSRASSTVSSGSIVLAQAASSKRSNSLDSGNRGHHQSSYYDRPDGNGSGVPRVDLRVRNGSGTASNHNNSSNSSSSISSPRHYGSSFNSNAYYSHTNNNNTTTHHNHSTSSNGVAVPSVGTINSPTTKASPSSDALRPLAQQRLNYAPQGSPIVSRRASQESSPYSPTPTAAPNPANSGGSSFQNLPNIHQTPGNGNGPYNNNNHAHPSSRPYQSSPSPVNGRSYIRHSNSPYHANPGTPTPSSTPLTGYFHHEPRYPAESFDHLERDLLKSVQELDRMCGSSSSVCSIDSEELYSVEDYPLHKRSSERSQASADSAYRSSLSTQSPPDYAPPVPVRQGYPGSRTSTGAHGAQPPQSQDTTDNNAYNAHHTPMSLPPLTTSFSVAKGAHKMDGLSPKDSDSVPGLIMNPMSKFCHECGARFMISSAKFCMSCGVRRIMLE
- the LOC125956426 gene encoding probable serine/threonine-protein kinase DDB_G0282963 isoform X2; amino-acid sequence: MWNKLFKSKSKSSKNLSNRSCSLSGEHRAGSTSSQQCNAGVLVSSSSSSAALATFEQYGSHIELEQEPVRLRPRGHAHSRDENAVALDLATTNTVASRDQQLQQQQYDHRDSIGAQMCGIPMRRSKLSSAFKSFSLKRSASKSRLKLAPSATAVTDDAEPIAGTTHETNVAAAAAGVVPVGITSGEPSGAAGPWSVMDDYEILKAGKRASLRPCKSDNNLNEKQQYTEGEKEESIYIEECNPYEKLDIPCEPPPNLILRSCPICSRKFVPASLIKHIGICERVQTKKRKPFDSSRQRREGTELAAYLPKNFGLPHKTVSGSHEAIPVRKLSLSKTPTLERKEFAASTMSTSMPNSSSTPKPALKRSMSQQNEPCPYCERCFGMKAYDRHVEWCREKALLSKNVNNNQSISAAKERLQARIQYRAPQLRSKRAFNREKYSGSLSCGGSTNSLAELDLHMPRHNSMSSSVSSDKKSNPSTSLQPISLTIGNSHACKEAKANRQQREDGTRKVTKRTKTFTFSSDRLHSDSNNNCNVNGNHNHTGNRVEPAGGRTQTRNLLNRSTLDNATVLQHRHDKTRAAEQRIEKFEIIGHSNRTGERMTTGRSVVTQSVRTSASSSSGYSPDRYDPFLSARRQLEELFSPATSLIHTSSPASTTSTSRLNQSSSPGGGSSSNNDVKSPTSGNAAKTSPLNSNFRRAFSLRMPRKVSRPMYVEKAKSNIQKGITDDGPVSPNFLKSSEYDEIPIKSTFNALQMVEKPKLRDSSTVRKNLKLDLKDLNHPAITAGGTELPLSKTDSLAVFLKYETELALSEKDMKDKSNSISKRSSSLNAEAAQAKKQEAAAALPSCVGVHVAPVPKSEPATTVEPPEQKAPRDSPCVEESVARKEPLKLVPIRLEPINITYNDSNTCEDTTPKPTVISLDAIIGKSSIAAKPKLQYEKENRPNADHSYIDPKLINKCDNLPINIVKQPTKDVAGFGNIRNNTTMVTRQDSNVAEKREACERSVPPPPPPRATIKVVKKQMELARNENSSATTRNNQDADDDSAAACTSSESSGNSNSSSTTVSHSSSPVDNRSSEESTNGDKRPQLTRQHREDSGYRTGHDSEQDISSKAEPQQQLSKPAANRPTTPVAHTATPSREREPQTTPSSIQATNNLNRKAGGEPLIENPIDAPSSVGPSSPAPSARPREEHRPSVPALEDFDVDEFMASLENLHRRSPAMAKDYKKSLFSRASSTVSSGSIVLAQAASSKRSNSLDSGNRGHHQSSYYDRPDGNGSGVPRVDLRVRNGSGTASNHNNSSNSSSSISSPRHYGSSFNSNAYYSHTNNNNTTTHHNHSTSSNGVAVPSVGTINSPTTKASPSSDALRPLAQQRLNYAPQGSPIVSRRASQESSPYSPTPTAAPNPANSGGSSFQNLPNIHQTPGNGNGPYNNNNHAHPSSRPYQSSPSPVNGRSYIRHSNSPYHANPGTPTPSSTPLTGYFHHEPRYPAESFDHLERDLLKSVQELDRMCGSSSSVCSIDSEELYSVEDYPLHKRSSERSQASADSAYRSLSTQSPPDYAPPVPVRQGYPGSRTSTGAHGAQPPQSQDTTDNNAYNAHHTPMSLPPLTTSFSVAKGAHKMDGLSPKDSDSVPGLIMNPMSKFCHECGARFMISSAKFCMSCGVRRIMLE